From a region of the Candidatus Brocadia sp. genome:
- a CDS encoding J domain-containing protein has product MKEFIGFIAIIVTLLLLLLLAFGLLRVALITLPACIVAISVILLVLYLFRAQRIQYLNSRGVLSRILIVQFDGQKLNWEVDESQIELYAKAKLATFFCIILGMASIWLILGIVHNKGAFDNLTRLSSQANMIIGYIMSGMVVIITIIKAKPGETFKEAIWERGSYLVDRINTQLERIHELRSLETAIKSIAYQLKVSFPIDSNSGIQEFVNIHKNELLTDTTGLNNLIAENIKRAEEDRMHLEKANNHYRAAMKLYTIVAIEVNWTSSMPMIKEMEYDYEGLTSENLKSLLVDKKWDDFHDIVKEIMMDLQQLRELAIKYQEEGTTSYKKETEEEKAYRVMEISPHASNEDIKKAYRDLARNYHPDNAEQTTRGIKKLAEDRFKEINWAYNFLKEARNFW; this is encoded by the coding sequence ATGAAGGAATTCATAGGCTTTATAGCAATCATTGTTACTCTGTTACTTCTCTTGCTATTGGCTTTTGGTTTACTTCGAGTAGCACTGATCACCTTGCCGGCCTGTATTGTTGCTATAAGTGTAATCCTTTTAGTCCTGTATCTCTTTCGTGCTCAGAGAATCCAATATTTGAATTCCCGTGGGGTTTTGTCAAGGATACTCATTGTTCAGTTTGACGGGCAAAAATTGAATTGGGAAGTGGATGAATCACAAATTGAATTGTATGCAAAAGCGAAACTGGCAACGTTTTTTTGTATTATCTTAGGAATGGCATCAATCTGGTTGATATTAGGTATCGTTCATAACAAGGGTGCCTTCGATAATCTAACGAGACTTTCATCTCAAGCCAATATGATTATCGGATATATTATGTCTGGAATGGTTGTTATTATAACCATCATAAAGGCAAAACCAGGAGAAACTTTTAAGGAAGCAATATGGGAACGCGGCAGTTACCTTGTGGATCGGATAAATACCCAGCTCGAGAGAATCCATGAATTGCGTTCATTGGAAACTGCTATCAAGTCAATTGCTTACCAGTTGAAAGTCTCTTTTCCTATAGATTCCAATTCCGGAATTCAAGAATTTGTCAATATTCACAAAAATGAGCTCCTTACTGATACAACCGGCCTGAATAATTTGATTGCTGAAAACATCAAACGAGCTGAAGAAGACAGAATGCATTTAGAAAAGGCAAACAATCACTACCGTGCCGCAATGAAACTATATACAATCGTGGCCATTGAAGTAAACTGGACCAGCAGCATGCCCATGATAAAGGAAATGGAGTACGATTATGAAGGTTTAACCTCAGAAAATCTAAAATCACTTCTCGTGGATAAAAAATGGGATGATTTTCATGACATTGTAAAAGAGATCATGATGGACCTTCAGCAACTGAGGGAGCTAGCCATAAAATATCAGGAAGAGGGAACAACTAGTTATAAGAAAGAGACGGAAGAAGAAAAAGCATACCGTGTTATGGAAATTTCTCCTCATGCCTCAAATGAAGATATCAAGAAGGCGTACCGGGATTTAGCGCGTAACTATCATCCCGATAACGCAGAACAAACTACCCGTGGTATCAAAAAATTAGCGGAAGATCGTTTTAAAGAGATTAATTGGGCGTATAATTTCTTAAAGGAAGCTCGAAACTTCTGGTGA
- a CDS encoding peptidyl-prolyl cis-trans isomerase, with the protein MATSPNPRVRLETNKGTIILELNQKAAPKTVENFLGYVSNGFYNGTIFHRVIKDFMIQGGGFTANMQQKPTQAPIANEADNGLENLRGTVAMARTMDPHSATAQFFINTVDNTFLDHKGKNSHDWGYCVFGKVVEGMNVVDTIANQSTVTKSGFEDVPASPVIIEYVKFDK; encoded by the coding sequence ATGGCAACCTCGCCCAACCCACGAGTTCGTTTAGAAACCAATAAGGGCACCATCATTCTTGAACTCAATCAAAAAGCCGCTCCAAAAACGGTGGAGAATTTTCTTGGCTATGTAAGCAATGGATTTTATAACGGCACTATTTTTCATCGCGTGATTAAAGATTTTATGATTCAGGGAGGCGGTTTTACCGCCAATATGCAACAAAAACCCACACAAGCTCCCATTGCAAACGAAGCCGACAACGGGCTCGAAAATCTTCGTGGCACCGTGGCGATGGCACGTACCATGGATCCTCATTCTGCCACAGCGCAATTCTTTATTAACACCGTTGACAACACCTTCCTTGACCACAAAGGGAAGAATTCCCACGACTGGGGTTATTGTGTATTTGGAAAAGTTGTGGAGGGTATGAATGTCGTAGATACCATTGCAAACCAGTCAACGGTAACTAAGTCAGGATTTGAGGATGTTCCCGCATCTCCTGTAATTATTGAATATGTGAAGTTTGACAAATAA
- the polA gene encoding DNA polymerase I: MSERFFIIDGHSQCYQAFYAITARLTTPDGKPVNAVYGFTRMLQKLLREYQPEYIAVVFDTKGITHRHSSYREYKANRKPTPDELQAQIPLIYKIVRAFNIPVYAVKGYEADDIIGTLVTLLSDKPIEVVIVTADKDMEQLLNVKVKILHAKKGMMIDQESLFKEKGIRPEQVVDVLALSGDTADNIPGVPGIGNKTALELIQKWGSLESVLTKVSLISGKKRQENLRLFADQARLSQKLLLLCRDIPIALDMNACKRNTSETTERKKLFRALGFHTLLTDMVATAETEETRYQLVDTREKFHEFLAQLITQRTIAVDLETTSTNPLIARIVGISFSWKAREAHYIPLMTPEGTAQVSADIVLSQLRPVLEDENIRKIGQNIKYDILVLRNNNIHLRGIAFDAMIASYLLNPGKRNHNLDDIAFEYLSYKTILTSEVIGSGKEQITMNKADVAKVCKYACQDADISFRLASVMEPHLKENTLSQLMQDIEIPLIYVLAEMEWNGICADIHVLQKISDILTVKLQQIEKEIHASAGYEFNISSPRQLSKVLFEKLELPRLRRTKTGLSTDANVLTTLAWQHNLPKLVLEYRQLMKLKNTYADALPEMVNPNTSRIHTSFNQTVTATGRLSSSDPNLQNIPIRTEMGRQIRRAFVPCENDTVFLSADYSQIELRILAHFSGDEAMVAAFHQDKDIHSSVASAIYNVPIENVIPEMRRNAKAVNFGIIYGLSEFGLSRDTGLSLEKAREFIDTYFTLYQGVKRFRDTVIEEARTHGYVTTLFHRRRSVSDLRSGNKKLRNLSERIAVNTIIQGSAADLIKVAMNNIHAQLKKGVYGAKMLLQIHDELLFEVQNNTLPLTRSLVQEEMSHAVTLKVPIKVNIKTGINWMETV; this comes from the coding sequence ATGTCAGAGCGATTTTTTATCATTGATGGCCACTCACAGTGCTACCAGGCTTTCTATGCCATTACGGCAAGACTGACAACTCCCGACGGAAAACCGGTAAATGCAGTATATGGTTTTACAAGGATGCTGCAGAAGTTACTCAGAGAGTATCAGCCGGAATATATTGCAGTGGTATTCGATACAAAAGGTATCACCCATAGACACAGTAGTTATCGTGAGTATAAAGCAAACCGTAAACCGACACCTGATGAATTGCAGGCACAAATTCCCCTGATTTACAAAATCGTCAGGGCCTTTAATATTCCTGTTTACGCTGTTAAAGGTTACGAGGCGGATGACATTATCGGCACCCTCGTTACCTTACTCTCTGACAAACCAATCGAAGTTGTCATCGTGACTGCGGACAAAGATATGGAACAATTACTGAATGTAAAGGTGAAAATATTGCATGCAAAAAAGGGAATGATGATTGACCAGGAGTCCCTTTTCAAGGAAAAGGGGATACGCCCGGAGCAGGTAGTAGACGTACTGGCTCTTTCTGGAGACACTGCAGACAACATACCTGGAGTGCCCGGCATTGGCAATAAAACAGCATTGGAACTTATCCAAAAATGGGGATCGCTGGAATCTGTGCTCACCAAGGTAAGTCTCATTTCCGGAAAGAAAAGACAGGAAAATTTACGGTTATTTGCCGACCAGGCGCGGCTTTCCCAAAAACTCTTGCTTCTGTGTCGCGATATCCCTATCGCTCTGGACATGAATGCGTGCAAGAGAAACACATCAGAAACAACTGAACGGAAAAAACTATTCAGAGCACTTGGGTTCCACACCCTTCTTACAGACATGGTTGCTACGGCAGAGACCGAGGAAACAAGGTATCAGTTGGTAGATACCAGAGAAAAGTTTCATGAATTTCTTGCCCAATTGATTACCCAAAGGACAATTGCCGTAGATTTGGAGACGACCAGCACGAATCCTCTTATTGCCAGGATCGTGGGGATTTCGTTTTCCTGGAAGGCTCGTGAGGCACATTATATACCATTGATGACACCAGAAGGAACGGCACAGGTAAGCGCAGATATCGTGCTATCTCAACTTCGTCCTGTTTTGGAGGACGAAAATATTAGGAAAATAGGGCAGAATATTAAATACGACATCCTGGTACTCAGAAACAATAACATTCATTTACGAGGGATTGCATTTGACGCGATGATTGCTTCCTATCTCCTGAATCCAGGGAAAAGGAATCATAACCTGGACGATATAGCCTTTGAGTATTTATCGTATAAGACCATACTTACATCAGAAGTAATAGGATCAGGAAAAGAACAAATCACGATGAATAAGGCTGATGTTGCAAAGGTCTGTAAATATGCCTGTCAGGATGCTGATATCTCATTTCGTTTAGCCAGTGTTATGGAACCTCATCTTAAAGAAAATACATTATCGCAACTCATGCAGGACATAGAGATACCACTGATTTATGTTTTGGCGGAAATGGAATGGAATGGGATTTGTGCCGACATTCATGTTTTACAAAAGATATCCGATATTTTAACTGTGAAATTGCAACAGATAGAAAAGGAGATCCATGCTTCCGCAGGATACGAGTTTAATATCAGTTCACCCAGGCAATTGAGTAAGGTTCTCTTTGAAAAACTTGAATTACCCCGTCTCAGGCGTACCAAAACGGGATTGTCAACGGATGCAAATGTCCTGACCACCCTTGCATGGCAACACAACTTGCCCAAGTTAGTCCTCGAATACCGCCAGCTTATGAAATTAAAAAATACCTATGCCGATGCCTTACCGGAGATGGTAAATCCCAATACCAGCCGCATTCATACCTCATTTAACCAGACCGTCACGGCAACGGGACGGCTCAGTAGCAGCGATCCGAACCTGCAAAACATTCCCATTCGTACAGAAATGGGGAGACAAATCCGGCGTGCCTTTGTCCCGTGTGAAAATGATACCGTGTTTTTATCGGCAGATTATTCACAGATAGAATTACGCATCCTGGCACATTTTTCCGGGGATGAGGCCATGGTGGCAGCATTTCATCAGGACAAGGATATTCATTCGTCCGTTGCCTCTGCAATCTATAACGTTCCAATAGAAAACGTGATTCCCGAAATGAGACGGAATGCAAAGGCTGTTAACTTTGGAATAATCTACGGACTAAGTGAATTCGGACTTTCGCGCGATACCGGGCTGTCTCTGGAAAAAGCGCGGGAGTTTATTGACACCTATTTTACTTTATACCAGGGGGTAAAAAGATTCCGGGACACGGTTATAGAAGAGGCAAGAACCCATGGTTATGTAACAACGCTGTTTCATAGAAGACGGTCTGTATCCGATCTTCGTTCTGGAAATAAAAAACTGAGAAACCTATCGGAACGTATTGCTGTTAATACCATTATTCAAGGCTCTGCAGCCGATTTAATCAAGGTTGCCATGAACAATATTCATGCACAGTTGAAGAAAGGCGTTTACGGGGCGAAGATGCTTCTTCAGATACATGATGAATTGCTTTTTGAGGTGCAAAATAATACATTGCCATTGACGCGTTCCCTTGTGCAAGAGGAAATGAGTCATGCCGTTACGCTGAAAGTTCCCATCAAGGTAAACATAAAAACCGGGATAAACTGGATGGAAACCGTGTGA
- the coaE gene encoding dephospho-CoA kinase (Dephospho-CoA kinase (CoaE) performs the final step in coenzyme A biosynthesis.), whose protein sequence is MNSKPKVIGITGGISSGKSTIARMLASLGAEVIDADEMCHKLFFTKGIKAKIIERFGNSILDMYGKIDRSRLAEIVFQNKTSLGDLCSILHPIVIEQIRLRIDEIENRRRRKVVVIDAALLEESDLSLLCDYIIFVNTGRDHRVNRSKISRHWQDGELEKRERFQMSLEDKRKKSDYIIDNNFTEENTYRQIKEFWQLYLGKG, encoded by the coding sequence GTGAATTCAAAACCCAAAGTTATTGGCATAACCGGTGGAATATCGAGTGGAAAAAGTACTATAGCGCGTATGCTGGCTTCATTAGGCGCAGAGGTTATTGATGCTGATGAAATGTGCCATAAACTCTTTTTCACAAAAGGTATAAAAGCGAAAATTATCGAACGGTTTGGAAATAGCATCCTGGACATGTATGGCAAGATAGACCGATCGCGGCTTGCGGAGATTGTGTTTCAGAATAAGACGAGTTTAGGTGACCTTTGTAGTATTCTGCACCCCATTGTTATTGAACAGATACGATTAAGGATAGACGAGATTGAAAATCGGAGACGCCGCAAGGTTGTTGTAATTGATGCAGCATTATTAGAAGAGTCCGATCTTTCTTTGCTCTGTGATTACATTATCTTTGTCAATACCGGAAGAGACCATAGGGTAAACCGGAGTAAAATCAGCCGTCATTGGCAGGACGGTGAATTAGAAAAAAGGGAACGGTTTCAAATGAGTTTGGAGGACAAAAGAAAGAAATCAGATTACATTATCGATAATAATTTTACCGAGGAAAATACTTACAGACAGATAAAAGAATTTTGGCAACTCTATCTGGGAAAAGGATGA
- the rho gene encoding transcription termination factor Rho, with the protein MHITELQKMTIKELQETAKNEGIKEYTGLKKQDLIFKILKERVNQNGLMYGEGVVEVLPEGFGFLRSPDYNYLPCPDDIYISPSQIRRFGIRTGVIVSGQIRPPKDTERYFALLRVEAINFENPEIMGEKIVFDDLTPLHPTERIFLEKSPTEFETRIMDLVTPIGKGQRGLIVAPPRTGKTVLLQKIANSITKNHPEVYLIILLIDERPEEVTDMARSVEAEVIGSTFDEPASRHIQVAEMVIEKAKRMVEYGKDVVVLLDSITRLARAYNTEVPHSGKILSGGVDASALQKPKRFFGAARNIEEGGSLTIIATALIDTGSRMDEVIFEEFKGTGNMELHLDRKLADRRLFPAIDITRSGTRKEELIVNAEEIKRMWMLRKVLNEMNPIEAMELLKNRLAKSKTNAEFLMTMNIT; encoded by the coding sequence ATGCATATTACCGAATTGCAGAAAATGACCATTAAGGAATTGCAGGAAACCGCAAAGAATGAGGGGATCAAAGAGTATACGGGACTGAAGAAGCAAGACTTGATTTTCAAAATCCTGAAAGAGCGGGTAAATCAGAACGGCCTTATGTATGGGGAAGGAGTAGTTGAGGTGCTTCCCGAAGGGTTTGGATTTTTGCGGTCACCGGATTACAATTATTTACCATGTCCGGATGATATTTATATCTCTCCGTCTCAGATCCGCCGGTTCGGTATCAGGACCGGCGTCATTGTGTCCGGACAGATAAGGCCACCAAAGGATACTGAACGGTATTTTGCGCTATTACGGGTAGAGGCAATCAATTTTGAGAATCCGGAAATTATGGGAGAAAAGATAGTCTTCGATGATTTGACGCCCTTACATCCCACAGAAAGAATTTTTTTAGAAAAAAGCCCGACAGAGTTTGAAACAAGGATTATGGATCTCGTTACCCCTATTGGGAAGGGGCAGAGAGGGCTGATCGTTGCGCCTCCCAGAACGGGAAAAACCGTGTTATTGCAAAAGATTGCAAACAGTATTACCAAGAATCATCCCGAAGTGTATTTGATTATCCTGCTTATTGATGAACGGCCGGAAGAAGTAACTGATATGGCCAGGTCTGTGGAAGCGGAAGTTATTGGCTCTACGTTTGATGAGCCAGCAAGCCGACACATTCAGGTGGCGGAAATGGTGATTGAAAAGGCAAAACGAATGGTGGAATACGGTAAAGACGTCGTTGTTCTCCTTGATTCCATTACACGATTAGCGCGAGCATATAACACCGAGGTTCCTCACAGCGGGAAAATCCTCTCCGGTGGTGTGGATGCCAGCGCATTACAAAAACCGAAGCGGTTTTTTGGAGCAGCAAGAAATATTGAAGAGGGTGGCAGTCTTACCATCATTGCCACGGCATTAATCGATACCGGTAGCAGAATGGATGAGGTGATCTTTGAAGAGTTTAAAGGTACGGGGAATATGGAACTGCATCTTGACAGGAAATTGGCAGATCGCAGATTATTTCCCGCAATAGACATTACCCGCTCCGGTACCCGGAAAGAAGAGTTGATCGTAAATGCAGAGGAAATTAAACGCATGTGGATGCTTCGAAAGGTGCTCAACGAAATGAATCCAATCGAGGCCATGGAATTACTGAAGAACAGGCTGGCAAAATCAAAGACTAACGCTGAATTTCTCATGACGATGAATATTACGTAA
- the glgC gene encoding glucose-1-phosphate adenylyltransferase — MSSLFIYDKAEKVLVMLLAGGQGERLYPLTKDRAKPAVPFGGIYRIIDFPLSNCLNSGLKKISVLTQYKSYSLDRHLRIGWNIGNYELGEFIESIPPQKRTSDLWYQGTADAVYQNIYVLERERPEKVLILAGDHIYKMDYRELIAFHESKQAEVTIPCLEVPLHEANRFGIVSINNDLQITDFVEKPPHPRPIPSNPNVALVSMGIYLFNTEVLVKQVIGDAKQDTSHDFGKNIIPSMISNSRLFAYIFNDKNNKAVKYWRDIGTLDAYWDANMDLVQVEPIFNLYDTSWPIRTYYERYPPAKTVFSELFPGGRCGMVLNSLVSNGCIISGARVEKSVISPNVRIEDHSEVYDSIIMDGVRIGKNVKIRNTIIDKSVIVPDGKQIGYNPEEDARQFTVTEKGIVVVPKELPLL, encoded by the coding sequence ATGTCTTCTCTTTTCATATATGACAAGGCTGAAAAGGTGCTGGTGATGTTGCTTGCCGGTGGACAGGGTGAACGTCTCTATCCACTGACAAAAGACAGAGCGAAACCAGCGGTACCCTTCGGCGGCATCTATCGTATTATTGATTTCCCTTTAAGTAATTGTTTGAACTCGGGTTTGAAAAAGATTTCCGTGTTGACACAGTACAAATCGTATTCACTTGACAGACATTTACGCATTGGCTGGAATATAGGTAATTACGAACTGGGTGAATTTATTGAAAGTATTCCACCACAAAAGAGAACAAGTGATTTGTGGTACCAGGGTACAGCCGATGCCGTCTATCAGAATATTTACGTATTAGAAAGAGAAAGACCGGAAAAAGTTTTGATCCTGGCCGGTGACCATATTTATAAAATGGATTATCGTGAATTAATCGCATTCCATGAATCAAAGCAGGCAGAGGTAACCATCCCCTGTCTGGAGGTTCCTTTGCACGAAGCGAATCGTTTTGGAATCGTAAGTATTAATAACGATCTGCAAATTACGGATTTTGTAGAAAAGCCGCCGCATCCCAGGCCAATACCTTCAAATCCCAATGTGGCGCTGGTGTCTATGGGAATATATTTGTTTAATACGGAGGTACTGGTAAAGCAGGTTATTGGAGACGCAAAACAGGATACCAGCCATGATTTTGGAAAAAATATTATTCCTTCAATGATCAGTAATAGCCGATTGTTTGCATATATATTTAATGATAAAAACAATAAAGCAGTGAAATATTGGAGAGATATAGGAACGCTCGACGCATACTGGGATGCGAATATGGATCTTGTTCAGGTTGAACCTATTTTTAATCTCTACGACACGTCATGGCCGATTCGTACGTATTATGAACGGTATCCGCCGGCAAAGACCGTGTTTTCAGAGCTATTTCCTGGCGGAAGGTGCGGTATGGTGCTGAATTCCCTGGTTTCCAACGGATGTATTATCAGTGGGGCACGCGTAGAGAAGTCTGTTATATCGCCAAACGTGAGAATCGAAGATCATTCCGAAGTCTACGATTCAATTATCATGGATGGTGTTCGAATCGGCAAAAATGTCAAAATTCGAAATACCATCATTGATAAATCAGTCATTGTTCCTGACGGAAAGCAGATCGGATACAATCCAGAAGAAGACGCCCGGCAGTTTACCGTAACAGAAAAAGGCATTGTTGTAGTTCCCAAGGAGTTGCCTTTGCTTTAG
- a CDS encoding MATE family efflux transporter: MCLFFDGNFYNTAASLSHKITDIGMSMLDLTENNLNKNIFKLSIPLIIENILHMSVFISDTLMVARLGTAAIAAVGLAGTIFFIISIIFSSLNIGSASIIARHVGAKEIGAAQMVAAQSITLSLLLGILASPFLVLFARKMLVFMSAEPIIVDLGVGYLQIVCGFLVFRLIMLACSGILRGAGDTRTPMKVTLVVNIMNILLNWLLIFGIGPFPGLGVPGVGCATVIAYMVGTGLLLAKLFAKGSVMKVSLQQMTRLHLETFKRIIRISIPVAIDTFLTQMGFMFFTKIVAILGTVSLAAHEIALRIESISFMPGFALAVSTATLVGQSLGAKNINLAFLSMKRSCYFALGLMGFFAVIFLLFPEQITGLFKPENKVHSLATVCLMISAIEQPALAVYMVYAGGLRGAGDTVSPMIVAIVGTLFLHVPLAYFFGITLQWGLAGVWFGAAIDWIIRAVAIYILYKRGRWRSVMV, translated from the coding sequence TTGTGTTTATTTTTTGATGGTAACTTTTATAATACGGCGGCTTCGTTATCCCACAAAATAACAGATATCGGTATGAGCATGCTCGATCTTACTGAAAACAACCTGAATAAAAATATCTTTAAGTTAAGCATCCCGTTGATTATTGAAAATATTTTGCATATGAGTGTTTTTATTTCAGATACCCTCATGGTCGCACGCCTGGGAACAGCGGCCATAGCAGCCGTTGGCCTGGCAGGGACCATCTTTTTTATCATCTCCATCATCTTCTCTTCCCTTAATATTGGCTCTGCAAGTATTATTGCAAGACATGTTGGGGCAAAAGAGATTGGCGCAGCGCAGATGGTAGCGGCACAGTCAATCACCCTGTCTCTTCTGCTGGGCATTCTCGCCTCACCGTTCCTCGTCCTTTTTGCAAGAAAAATGCTGGTTTTCATGAGTGCAGAGCCAATCATTGTAGATCTCGGGGTCGGATATTTGCAGATTGTCTGCGGTTTTCTGGTGTTTCGTCTTATTATGCTCGCTTGCAGCGGGATCCTGCGTGGAGCAGGCGATACCAGGACGCCGATGAAGGTAACCCTGGTCGTGAACATCATGAACATTCTGCTGAATTGGTTGTTGATCTTTGGCATTGGACCATTTCCGGGATTAGGCGTTCCTGGAGTAGGGTGCGCTACGGTAATTGCCTATATGGTTGGCACCGGTTTGCTTCTTGCAAAACTCTTTGCAAAAGGGTCTGTTATGAAAGTCTCCCTGCAACAGATGACCCGGTTACATCTCGAAACGTTTAAGAGGATTATCCGCATCTCTATCCCGGTTGCGATCGATACCTTCCTGACCCAGATGGGATTTATGTTTTTTACCAAAATTGTTGCCATTCTTGGCACCGTTTCACTGGCGGCACACGAAATTGCCCTTCGTATCGAATCGATCTCCTTCATGCCAGGATTTGCCCTCGCTGTGTCAACGGCTACTTTGGTGGGGCAGAGCCTTGGCGCAAAGAATATCAATCTGGCATTTCTCAGCATGAAACGCAGTTGCTATTTTGCCTTGGGATTAATGGGATTTTTTGCCGTAATCTTCCTTCTCTTTCCAGAACAGATAACCGGGTTGTTTAAACCAGAAAACAAAGTGCATTCATTGGCCACTGTTTGCCTCATGATTTCTGCCATCGAACAGCCCGCTTTAGCTGTCTATATGGTCTATGCCGGTGGTCTGCGTGGCGCCGGTGACACGGTGAGTCCCATGATTGTAGCCATTGTCGGCACGTTATTCCTCCATGTTCCCCTGGCGTATTTTTTTGGCATTACGCTTCAATGGGGACTGGCTGGGGTATGGTTTGGTGCGGCAATTGACTGGATTATCCGCGCCGTTGCCATCTACATTCTGTATAAAAGAGGAAGATGGAGAAGCGTTATGGTATAG